One Phaseolus vulgaris cultivar G19833 chromosome 4, P. vulgaris v2.0, whole genome shotgun sequence DNA window includes the following coding sequences:
- the LOC137837644 gene encoding uncharacterized protein isoform X3, whose product MDPRAVQTQGHNSGQHHHNPQNVGSRVAHGDEHNQHEKKTVMKKVKEKAKKIKDTITKHGHHDHEPGHEYRYEDQHIPDDHDLDEEDDEDVYPEVHGAPIYDSAGVRGVGTSGVNLGGIAVKGGEPHHEPRVMVVSPTTGVNQSRASDPTRTFVAVEKAVHAKVNLERPIHLEEDPHAPRSAHQAYAPANYETKVKDPSGLGGAEIDVTPVEKSFSMLTILYEPNQEPNLFPTVPETHHHPSAGSHSQFTPELSTATMPELSGEVKTQYPKRHDQFAPELSTPTKTHYPEAKIHDQYLPQQSSATKNQYPSSRSHDQFTAVSSTGPNIQSTKFHEQHFPQHSSATKTQQPSSGSHDQFTPVSSTGPNIQHPSTKFHDQHLPQQSSATKPQYPSSGTHDQFTPVSSTGPNIQYPSTFHDQHLPQQSSATKPQFPSSGTHDQFTPVSSTGPNIQHPSTFHDQHLPQQFSSTKPQFPSSGTHDQFTPVSSTGPNIQHPSTKIHDQHLPQQFSATKSQYPSSGNHDQFTPVSSTGPNIQHPLTKIHDQHLPQQSSATKTQYPSSGTHDLFTPVSSTEPNFQHPSTKIHGQHLPHQSTATKTQSPPSRSTDRFASELSTEPTLRPPYTKIHDQHLPQQSNETRHQYPSTGRHVQFTPELSTEPKVQSHYTKTHDEYPSSVNQDQYHSTTNHDRHLPQQSSPSATNTQYPSSRSHDHFLPEFSTETRTPQAYNTTHMEESQYGSREKPSNESSYTDKISSATASIADTAITAKNNVASKLGYGDRNESEATRAKKQEENISNEEPSTVSLATAVMADKAVAAKNTVASKLGYGADTETTQTKHQQQNTSSEKPSTISSATSTIADKAVAAKNTVASKLGYGPEATHQEEEKPSTISSATSAIADKAASAKNTVASKLGYGAETTHQEEKPSTISSATSAIADKAASAKNTVASKLGYGPETTHREEEKPSVISSATSAIADTAVSAKNTVASKLGYDTETTQAKHHEEKPSTISAATSAISDKAASAKNAVASKLGYGANTETTQTKNYQENPSNQQQSTISSATSAVADKAISAKNTVASKLGFGDTTTAHEERRREHAAAPTEYGKSVAQSLTENLGPYGNVGGVGSGVKSNVAGEEYASVGVEQDKGVSMKDYLADKLRPTPEDSALSEVISETLHRKEPVKFTEEGNKGGKKVISDAVHEREDEAERRVDQQIPLWKVTESEEVKRRLGSEDIETERRYQEMYVKTPGTGVVDKLKGMVGSWITNPMENQSSQEDSSTTNYGTEVEHLNQGGGERRLQDSSN is encoded by the exons ATGGATCCAAGAGCAGTTCAAACTCAGGGGCACAACTCCGGTCAACACCACCATAATCCTCAAAATGTTGGGTCACGAG TGGCGCATGGGGATGAACACAACCAGCATGAGAAGAAGACGGTTATGAAGAAGGTAAAAGAGAAGGCCAAGAAAATTAAGGACACTATCACAAAGCATGGCCATCATGACCATGAACCTGGCCACGAGTATCGCTATGAAGATCAACATATTCCTGATGATCATGActtggatgaagaagatgacgaAGATGTATACCCAGAAGTCCATGGAGCACCGA TTTACGACAGTGCAGGTGTTAGAGGTGTTGGGACAAGTGGTGTTAATTTGGGTGGTATAGCAGTTAAGGGAGGAGAACCTCATCATGAGCCAAGAGTGATGGTTGTTTCTCCAACTACTGGAGTTAATCAAAGCAGAGCTAGTGACCCAACTAGGACATTTGTTGCGGTAGAGAAAGCAGTGCATGCTAAGGTCAATTTGGAGAGACCAATTCACTTGGAGGAAGATCCTCACGCTCCACGAAGTGCACATCAAGCATATGCTCCAGCAAATTATGAAACCAAAGTCAAAGATCCAAGTGGGCTAG GTGGAGCAGAAATTGACGTTACCCCAGTTGAGAAATCTTTCTCCATGTTGACTATTCTTTATGAGCCAAACCAAGAACCAAACCTCTTTCCAACTGTTCCTGAAACTCACCACCACCCTTCTGCTGGAAGCCACTCCCAATTTACACCAGAGCTGTCTACTGCAACTATGCCAGAACTTTCTGGTGAAGTTAAAACCCAATACCCCAAAAGACATGACCAGTTTGCGCCAGAGTTGTCCACACCAACCAAAACTCACTACCCTGAAGCCAAAATCCATGACCAATACTTGCCACAACAATCAAGTGCAACAAAAAATCAATACCCTTCATCTAGAAGCCATGATCAGTTTACAGCAGTGTCATCTACTGGACCTAATATTCAGTCTACCAAATTCCATGAACAACACTTTCCACAACATTCCAGTGCTACAAAAACTCAACAACCTTCATCAGGGAGCCATGATCAGTTTACACCAGTGTCATCTACTGGACCTAATATTCAGCACCCTTCTACCAAATTCCATGACCAACACTTGCCGCAGCAATCCAGTGCTACAAAACCTCAATACCCTTCATCCGGAACCCATGATCAGTTTACACCAGTGTCATCTACTGGACCTAATATTCAGTACCCTTCCACCTTCCATGACCAACACTTGCCGCAGCAATCCAGTGCTACAAAACCTCAATTCCCTTCATCCGGAACCCATGATCAGTTTACACCAGTGTCATCTACTGGACCTAATATTCAGCACCCTTCCACCTTCCATGACCAACACTTACCACAACAATTCAGTTCTACAAAACCTCAATTCCCCTCATCCGGAACCCATGATCAGTTTACACCAGTGTCATCTACTGGACCTAATATTCAGCACCCTTCTACTAAAATCCATGACCAACACTTACCACAACAATTCAGTGCTACAAAATCTCAATACCCTTCATCTGGAAACCATGATCAGTTTACACCAGTTTCATCTACTGGACCTAATATTCAGCACCCTTTGACCAAAATCCATGACCAACACTTGCCTCAACAATCCAGTGCTACAAAAACTCAGTACCCTTCATCTGGAACTCATGATCTGTTTACACCAGTGTCATCTACTGAACCTAATTTTCAGCACCCTTCTACCAAAATCCATGGCCAACACTTGCCTCACCAGTCTACTGCAACAAAAACTCAATCCCCTCCATCCAGAAGCACTGATCGGTTCGCATCAGAGTTATCTACTGAACCCACACTTCGGCCCCCTTATACCAAAATCCATGACCAACACTTGCCACAGCAATCTAATGAAACAAGACATCAGTACCCTTCAACAGGAAGACATGTTCAGTTTACACCAGAGTTATCTACCGAACCTAAAGTTCAGTCCCATTACACCAAAACCCATGATGAATACCCTTCATCTGTAAACCAGGATCAGTACCATTCTACCACGAACCATGACCGACACTTGCCACAACAATCTAGTCCAAGTGCAACAAATACTCAATATCCTTCATCTAGAAGCCACGATCATTTTCTACCTGAATTTTCAACTGAAACCAGAACCCCACAAGCCTACAACACCACACACATGGAGGAATCCCAATACGGATCAAGGGAGAAACCATCAAATGAGAGCAGTTACACAGATAAAATCTCATCAGCAACCGCTTCAATAGCTGATACAGCCATCACTGCTAAAAATAATGTAGCTTCAAAGCTTGGATATGGCGACAGAAATGAGAGCGAAGCAACTCGAGCAAAGAAGCAAGAAGAGAACATAAGCAACGAAGAACCATCAACAGTCTCTTTAGCTACAGCCGTAATGGCTGATAAAGCCGTCGCGGCCAAAAACACTGTAGCTTCCAAACTCGGATATGGTGCTGACACCGAAACAACTCAAACAAAGCATCAGCAACAGAACACAAGCAGTGAAAAACCGTCTACAATCTCATCAGCAACCTCTACAATAGCCGATAAAGCTGTCGCTGCCAAAAATACAGTAGCTTCAAAGCTCGGATATGGTCCTGAAGCAACTCatcaggaagaagaaaaaccatcaACAATCTCTTCAGCAACATCTGCAATAGCTGATAAAGCTGCCAGTGCCAAAAATACCGTAGCTTCAAAGCTTGGATATGGTGCTGAAACAACTCatcaagaagaaaaaccatCAACAATCTCTTCAGCAACCTCTGCAATAGCTGATAAAGCTGCCAGTGCCAAAAATACCGTAGCTTCAAAGCTCGGATATGGTCCTGAAACAACTCATcgggaagaagaaaaaccttcCGTAATCTCTTCGGCAACCTCTGCAATAGCTGATACAGCTGTCTCAGCCAAAAATACCGTAGCTTCCAAGCTCGGTTATGACACTGAAACAACTCAAGCAAAGCATCACGAAGAAAAACCATCAACAATCTCTGCAGCAACCTCTGCAATATCTGATAAAGCTGCCTCAGCCAAAAATGCAGTAGCTTCAAAGCTTGGATACGGTGCCAACACagaaacaacacaaacaaagaattaCCAAGAAAATCCAAGCAATCAACAGCAATCAACAATCTCTTCAGCAACCTCTGCAGTAGCTGATAAAGCTATCTCGGCCAAAAACACCGTAGCTTCCAAGCTCGGGTTCGGTGACACAACAACAGCACATGAAGAGAGGAGAAGAGAGCATGCTGCTGCACCAACTGAATATGGAAAGAGTGTTGCTCAGTCTCTGACTGAAAACCTAGGTCCATACGGAAACGTTGGAGGAGTGGGAAGTGGTGTGAAGTCCAACGTTGCTGGTGAAGAATATGCTAGTGTGGGTGTGGAACAAGACAAGGGTGTTTCTATGAAGGACTATTTGGCAGACAAGCTGAGGCCAACCCCTGAAGACAGTGCTCTCTCTGAAGTGATATCAGAGACTTTGCATAGGAAGGAGCCAGTGAAGTTTACTGAGGAAGGAAACAAGGGTGGTAAAAAGGTGATTTCTGATGCAGTGCATGAGAGAGAGGATGAGGCTGAGAGAAGAGTAGACCAACAGATACCATTATGGAAGGTAACAGAATCAGAGGAAGTGAAAAGAAGGTTAGGAAGTGAAGATATAGAGACTGAGAGAAGGTACCAAGAGATGTATGTGAAGACTCCAGGGACAGGGGTGGTTGATAAGCTTAAGGGAATGGTTGGATCATGGATTACCAATCCAATGGAGAACCAGTCCTCACAAG AAGATTCCTCTACTACGAATTATGGGACAGAAGTGGAACACCTTAACCAAGGTGGAGGTGAAAGAAGGCTACAGGATTCATCTAATTGA
- the LOC137837644 gene encoding uncharacterized protein isoform X1 has protein sequence MDPRAVQTQGHNSGQHHHNPQNVGSRVAHGDEHNQHEKKTVMKKVKEKAKKIKDTITKHGHHDHEPGHEYRYEDQHIPDDHDLDEEDDEDVYPEVHGAPNDCSAVYDSAGVRGVGTSGVNLGGIAVKGGEPHHEPRVMVVSPTTGVNQSRASDPTRTFVAVEKAVHAKVNLERPIHLEEDPHAPRSAHQAYAPANYETKVKDPSGLGGAEIDVTPVEKSFSMLTILYEPNQEPNLFPTVPETHHHPSAGSHSQFTPELSTATMPELSGEVKTQYPKRHDQFAPELSTPTKTHYPEAKIHDQYLPQQSSATKNQYPSSRSHDQFTAVSSTGPNIQSTKFHEQHFPQHSSATKTQQPSSGSHDQFTPVSSTGPNIQHPSTKFHDQHLPQQSSATKPQYPSSGTHDQFTPVSSTGPNIQYPSTFHDQHLPQQSSATKPQFPSSGTHDQFTPVSSTGPNIQHPSTFHDQHLPQQFSSTKPQFPSSGTHDQFTPVSSTGPNIQHPSTKIHDQHLPQQFSATKSQYPSSGNHDQFTPVSSTGPNIQHPLTKIHDQHLPQQSSATKTQYPSSGTHDLFTPVSSTEPNFQHPSTKIHGQHLPHQSTATKTQSPPSRSTDRFASELSTEPTLRPPYTKIHDQHLPQQSNETRHQYPSTGRHVQFTPELSTEPKVQSHYTKTHDEYPSSVNQDQYHSTTNHDRHLPQQSSPSATNTQYPSSRSHDHFLPEFSTETRTPQAYNTTHMEESQYGSREKPSNESSYTDKISSATASIADTAITAKNNVASKLGYGDRNESEATRAKKQEENISNEEPSTVSLATAVMADKAVAAKNTVASKLGYGADTETTQTKHQQQNTSSEKPSTISSATSTIADKAVAAKNTVASKLGYGPEATHQEEEKPSTISSATSAIADKAASAKNTVASKLGYGAETTHQEEKPSTISSATSAIADKAASAKNTVASKLGYGPETTHREEEKPSVISSATSAIADTAVSAKNTVASKLGYDTETTQAKHHEEKPSTISAATSAISDKAASAKNAVASKLGYGANTETTQTKNYQENPSNQQQSTISSATSAVADKAISAKNTVASKLGFGDTTTAHEERRREHAAAPTEYGKSVAQSLTENLGPYGNVGGVGSGVKSNVAGEEYASVGVEQDKGVSMKDYLADKLRPTPEDSALSEVISETLHRKEPVKFTEEGNKGGKKVISDAVHEREDEAERRVDQQIPLWKVTESEEVKRRLGSEDIETERRYQEMYVKTPGTGVVDKLKGMVGSWITNPMENQSSQEDSSTTNYGTEVEHLNQGGGERRLQDSSN, from the exons ATGGATCCAAGAGCAGTTCAAACTCAGGGGCACAACTCCGGTCAACACCACCATAATCCTCAAAATGTTGGGTCACGAG TGGCGCATGGGGATGAACACAACCAGCATGAGAAGAAGACGGTTATGAAGAAGGTAAAAGAGAAGGCCAAGAAAATTAAGGACACTATCACAAAGCATGGCCATCATGACCATGAACCTGGCCACGAGTATCGCTATGAAGATCAACATATTCCTGATGATCATGActtggatgaagaagatgacgaAGATGTATACCCAGAAGTCCATGGAGCACCGA ATGATTGTTCTGCAGTTTACGACAGTGCAGGTGTTAGAGGTGTTGGGACAAGTGGTGTTAATTTGGGTGGTATAGCAGTTAAGGGAGGAGAACCTCATCATGAGCCAAGAGTGATGGTTGTTTCTCCAACTACTGGAGTTAATCAAAGCAGAGCTAGTGACCCAACTAGGACATTTGTTGCGGTAGAGAAAGCAGTGCATGCTAAGGTCAATTTGGAGAGACCAATTCACTTGGAGGAAGATCCTCACGCTCCACGAAGTGCACATCAAGCATATGCTCCAGCAAATTATGAAACCAAAGTCAAAGATCCAAGTGGGCTAG GTGGAGCAGAAATTGACGTTACCCCAGTTGAGAAATCTTTCTCCATGTTGACTATTCTTTATGAGCCAAACCAAGAACCAAACCTCTTTCCAACTGTTCCTGAAACTCACCACCACCCTTCTGCTGGAAGCCACTCCCAATTTACACCAGAGCTGTCTACTGCAACTATGCCAGAACTTTCTGGTGAAGTTAAAACCCAATACCCCAAAAGACATGACCAGTTTGCGCCAGAGTTGTCCACACCAACCAAAACTCACTACCCTGAAGCCAAAATCCATGACCAATACTTGCCACAACAATCAAGTGCAACAAAAAATCAATACCCTTCATCTAGAAGCCATGATCAGTTTACAGCAGTGTCATCTACTGGACCTAATATTCAGTCTACCAAATTCCATGAACAACACTTTCCACAACATTCCAGTGCTACAAAAACTCAACAACCTTCATCAGGGAGCCATGATCAGTTTACACCAGTGTCATCTACTGGACCTAATATTCAGCACCCTTCTACCAAATTCCATGACCAACACTTGCCGCAGCAATCCAGTGCTACAAAACCTCAATACCCTTCATCCGGAACCCATGATCAGTTTACACCAGTGTCATCTACTGGACCTAATATTCAGTACCCTTCCACCTTCCATGACCAACACTTGCCGCAGCAATCCAGTGCTACAAAACCTCAATTCCCTTCATCCGGAACCCATGATCAGTTTACACCAGTGTCATCTACTGGACCTAATATTCAGCACCCTTCCACCTTCCATGACCAACACTTACCACAACAATTCAGTTCTACAAAACCTCAATTCCCCTCATCCGGAACCCATGATCAGTTTACACCAGTGTCATCTACTGGACCTAATATTCAGCACCCTTCTACTAAAATCCATGACCAACACTTACCACAACAATTCAGTGCTACAAAATCTCAATACCCTTCATCTGGAAACCATGATCAGTTTACACCAGTTTCATCTACTGGACCTAATATTCAGCACCCTTTGACCAAAATCCATGACCAACACTTGCCTCAACAATCCAGTGCTACAAAAACTCAGTACCCTTCATCTGGAACTCATGATCTGTTTACACCAGTGTCATCTACTGAACCTAATTTTCAGCACCCTTCTACCAAAATCCATGGCCAACACTTGCCTCACCAGTCTACTGCAACAAAAACTCAATCCCCTCCATCCAGAAGCACTGATCGGTTCGCATCAGAGTTATCTACTGAACCCACACTTCGGCCCCCTTATACCAAAATCCATGACCAACACTTGCCACAGCAATCTAATGAAACAAGACATCAGTACCCTTCAACAGGAAGACATGTTCAGTTTACACCAGAGTTATCTACCGAACCTAAAGTTCAGTCCCATTACACCAAAACCCATGATGAATACCCTTCATCTGTAAACCAGGATCAGTACCATTCTACCACGAACCATGACCGACACTTGCCACAACAATCTAGTCCAAGTGCAACAAATACTCAATATCCTTCATCTAGAAGCCACGATCATTTTCTACCTGAATTTTCAACTGAAACCAGAACCCCACAAGCCTACAACACCACACACATGGAGGAATCCCAATACGGATCAAGGGAGAAACCATCAAATGAGAGCAGTTACACAGATAAAATCTCATCAGCAACCGCTTCAATAGCTGATACAGCCATCACTGCTAAAAATAATGTAGCTTCAAAGCTTGGATATGGCGACAGAAATGAGAGCGAAGCAACTCGAGCAAAGAAGCAAGAAGAGAACATAAGCAACGAAGAACCATCAACAGTCTCTTTAGCTACAGCCGTAATGGCTGATAAAGCCGTCGCGGCCAAAAACACTGTAGCTTCCAAACTCGGATATGGTGCTGACACCGAAACAACTCAAACAAAGCATCAGCAACAGAACACAAGCAGTGAAAAACCGTCTACAATCTCATCAGCAACCTCTACAATAGCCGATAAAGCTGTCGCTGCCAAAAATACAGTAGCTTCAAAGCTCGGATATGGTCCTGAAGCAACTCatcaggaagaagaaaaaccatcaACAATCTCTTCAGCAACATCTGCAATAGCTGATAAAGCTGCCAGTGCCAAAAATACCGTAGCTTCAAAGCTTGGATATGGTGCTGAAACAACTCatcaagaagaaaaaccatCAACAATCTCTTCAGCAACCTCTGCAATAGCTGATAAAGCTGCCAGTGCCAAAAATACCGTAGCTTCAAAGCTCGGATATGGTCCTGAAACAACTCATcgggaagaagaaaaaccttcCGTAATCTCTTCGGCAACCTCTGCAATAGCTGATACAGCTGTCTCAGCCAAAAATACCGTAGCTTCCAAGCTCGGTTATGACACTGAAACAACTCAAGCAAAGCATCACGAAGAAAAACCATCAACAATCTCTGCAGCAACCTCTGCAATATCTGATAAAGCTGCCTCAGCCAAAAATGCAGTAGCTTCAAAGCTTGGATACGGTGCCAACACagaaacaacacaaacaaagaattaCCAAGAAAATCCAAGCAATCAACAGCAATCAACAATCTCTTCAGCAACCTCTGCAGTAGCTGATAAAGCTATCTCGGCCAAAAACACCGTAGCTTCCAAGCTCGGGTTCGGTGACACAACAACAGCACATGAAGAGAGGAGAAGAGAGCATGCTGCTGCACCAACTGAATATGGAAAGAGTGTTGCTCAGTCTCTGACTGAAAACCTAGGTCCATACGGAAACGTTGGAGGAGTGGGAAGTGGTGTGAAGTCCAACGTTGCTGGTGAAGAATATGCTAGTGTGGGTGTGGAACAAGACAAGGGTGTTTCTATGAAGGACTATTTGGCAGACAAGCTGAGGCCAACCCCTGAAGACAGTGCTCTCTCTGAAGTGATATCAGAGACTTTGCATAGGAAGGAGCCAGTGAAGTTTACTGAGGAAGGAAACAAGGGTGGTAAAAAGGTGATTTCTGATGCAGTGCATGAGAGAGAGGATGAGGCTGAGAGAAGAGTAGACCAACAGATACCATTATGGAAGGTAACAGAATCAGAGGAAGTGAAAAGAAGGTTAGGAAGTGAAGATATAGAGACTGAGAGAAGGTACCAAGAGATGTATGTGAAGACTCCAGGGACAGGGGTGGTTGATAAGCTTAAGGGAATGGTTGGATCATGGATTACCAATCCAATGGAGAACCAGTCCTCACAAG AAGATTCCTCTACTACGAATTATGGGACAGAAGTGGAACACCTTAACCAAGGTGGAGGTGAAAGAAGGCTACAGGATTCATCTAATTGA